Proteins found in one Anabas testudineus chromosome 1, fAnaTes1.2, whole genome shotgun sequence genomic segment:
- the chtf18 gene encoding chromosome transmission fidelity protein 18 homolog, with the protein MDEYDELFEVQDDFDEQFADELEVLAEMEEEPSKPEKRQIRGAGDDISDIEHLLDNKPTTPKAKRQKQDIGVSKRLFNPSQTQESRAPSHGDDITPPSSPEQYEPSQTFRSTPAVLDISGFAMIPETPKRLPTAAPASLCVLKRPPLEGEFISVTDSSGRRVYLRQKEDTGTKVVDSRVVPNSYGSLGLLAVPIGVLREQEAERRHQQVVEESQRLTELLASSVHDVLVEPESREDKENDDPEDTEGQAYRLWVDRFSPRHYTELLSDDFTNRCLLKWLKLWDTVVFGRERKSRPARSDKQASSQNSFKPNQGNLNQNRFKSKVEVTEELLEAELDQYKRPKFKVALLSGPPGLGKTTLAHVIAKHAGYNVVEINASDDRSAEVFQKRIDTATQMKSVLGANERPNCLIIDEIDGAPAAAINILLTVLNRKDGHGGEAGTESAKKKKKKEPILLRPIICICNDLYVPALRPLRQQAFLLTFPQTQPSRLTQRLAEISLRQGMKADTGTLMSLCEKTDNDIRSCINTLQFLHSRGHKQLDTKTIQCVSVGQKDQNKGLFHLWQEIFQLPRTKRKRVGEGFEETPGSGGGAQRFQHILHLASSSGEYEKVSQGLYDNFLSMRVRDPNLHSVCDALDWLSFSDRLNQVILHGQNFSLMKYLPFLSVKIHFLFAHTHVPRISYPHSQHEASSRLLSNKNALSTMLNDIPPCIRTRISQLSLTLDILTLLLDIICPKLRPVNPQLFSSREKEQMRELIDTMLAYNLSYRQDRTPEGQYIYVLEPRVEEVVRFSGLPPRRQLTYQAKQTIGREMEQERMRRAEQLMLQRNPAAVTPREHNMNKEEKKSTGPKPTRNHQQRLENIVKQTTVETRPEVDFFGRAVAPKPQKLQPSSDTGEKCAVLAMGTAVGNSDVWFRFNEGMSNAVRRNVYIRELL; encoded by the exons ATGGACGAATATGACGAACTGTTCGAGGTACAGGACGACTTCGACGAGCAGTTCGCCGACGAACTGGAGGTTTTGGCTGAGATGGAGG AGGAACCTTCCAAGCCAGAGAAACGTCAGATTCGGGGGGCAGGAGACGATATCTCAGACATAGAGCACCTGCTGGACAACAAACCCACCA CTCCAAAAGCAAAGCGGCAGAAGCAGGATATTGGTGTATCCAAGCGACTTTTCAACCCATCACAAACTCAAGAGAGCAGAGCCCCCTCGCACGGCGATGACATCACTCCACCATCCTCTCCAGAGCAGTACGAACCGTCTCAGACCTTCAG ATCTACCCCTGCCGTGTTGGACATCAGTGGCTTTGCTATGATCCCAGAGACACCCAAACGACTTCCCACAGCGGCGcctgcatcactgtgtgtgcTGAAGCGACCTCCTTTAGAGGGAGAGTTCATCAGTGTGACAGACTCATCAGGGAGACGGGTCTAcctgagacagaaagaggacaCCGGAACAAAG GTAGTCGACTCCAGAGTGGTGCCAAACTCCTATGGTTCACTGGGGCTGCTGGCTGTGCCTATTGGTGTGCTGAGAGAACAAGAGGCTGAACGG CGTCATCAGCAGGTTGTGGAGGAATCTCAGCGCCTTACAGAGCTGCTGGCCAG CAGTGTACACGATGTGTTGGTTGAGCCTGAGAGCAGAGAAGATAAAGAGAACGATGATCCTGAGGACACAGAGGGTCAAGCCTATCGTCTCTGGGTGGACAGATTTTCCCCTCGACACTACACCGAGCTTCTCAGTGATGAT TTTACTAACCGCTGTCTGCTCAAGTGGTTGAAACTTTGGGACACTGTTGTGTTTGGAAGAGAGAGGAAGTCCCGTCCTGCACGATCTGACAAACAGGCTTCCAGCCAGAACTCATTCAAACCCAATCAAGGCAACCTGAATCAAAATCGCTTCAAGAGTAAGGTTGAGGTgactgaggagctgctggaggcaGAACTGGACCAGTACAAGAGACCCAAGTTCAAG GTGGCTTTGCTGTCTGGTCCTCCAGGACTGGGCAAAACCACTTTGGCTCATGTTATTGCAAAGCACGCTGGGTACAATGTGGTGGAAATCAATGCCAG tgatgACCGCAGCGCAGAGGTGTTTCAGAAACGCATagacacagcaacacagatGAAATCAGTGTTAGGAGCCAACGAGAGACCAAACTGCCTCATTATTGATGAGATCGACGGAGCTCCTGCG GCTGCCATCAACATCCTGCTGACAGTTCTGAACAGGAAAGATGGACACGGTGGGGAGGCCGGTACAGAGagtgcaaagaagaaaaagaagaaggagccCATCCTGCTCCGACCAATCATCTGCATCTGTAACGACCT TTACGTCCCAGCTCTCAGACCCCTCAGGCAGCAGGCCTTCCTCCTGACTTTCCCTCAGACTCAGCCTTCCCGCCTCACACAGAGACTGGCAGAG aTTTCACTCCGACAGGGGATGAAGGCAGACACAGGCACTCTGATGTCACTGTGTGAGAAGACCGACAACGACATCAGGTCTTGTATTAACACACTACAG tttctccacAGTCGTGGCCACAAGCAGCTGGACACCAAGACCATccagtgtgtctctgtggggCAGAAGGACCAGAACAAAGGCTTGTTCCACCTGTGGCAGGAGATCTTCCAGTTACCACGTACAAAACG GAAACGCGTTGGTGAGGGGTTTGAGGAGACCCCAGGCTCAGGAGGTGGAGCTCAGAGGTTCCAGCACATCCTACACTTGGCCTCATCTAGTGGAGAGTATGAAAAAGTTTCTCAG gGTCTGTATGATAATTTCCTTTCCATGCGTGTGAGGGACCCCAACCTGCACAGTGTCTGCGATGCTCTGGACTGGCTGTCGTTCTCAGACAGGCTGAACCAGGTGATACTGCACGGCCAGAACTTCTCTCTGATGAAATACCTGCCCTTCCTGTCCGTCAAaattcacttcctgtttgcccaTACGCATGTGCCGCGCATCAGCTATCCTCACAGCCAGCACGAG GCGTCCTCTCGGCTCCTCAGCAACAAGAACGCCTTATCCACCATGTTAAATGACATCCCACCCTGCATCAGAACGAGGATCAGCCAACTCAGCCTGACCCTCGATATTCTCACACTGCTCCTGGACATCATCTGTCCTAAACTGCGTCCT gtgaATCCACAActgttcagcagcagagagaaagagcagatgCGTGAGCTGATCGACACCATGCTGGCCTACAACCTCTCCTACAGGCAGGACCGCACACCTGAGGGGCAGTACATATATGTATTGGAGCC GCGTGTTGAGGAGGTGGTGAGGTTTTCAGGCCTGCCTCCACGCCGTCAGCTCACTTACCAGGCCAAACAAACCATCGGCAGAGAGATGGAgcaggagaggatgaggagggcCGAGCAACTGATGCTGCAACGAAACCCTGCAGCGGTGACACCTCGGGAGCACAACATG aataaggaagaaaaaaagagcactGGTCCTAAACCAACCAGGAACCATCAACAGCGACTGGAGAACATTGTCAAACAGACAACAGTAGAGACCAGG CCGGAGGTGGACTTCTTTGGCCGAGCTGTTGCCCCCAAACCCCAGAAACTACAGCCGTCCTCGGACACAG GTGAGAAATGTGCAGTTCTTGCTATGGGAACCGCAGTGGGCAACAGTGACGTGTGGTTCCGGTTCAACGAGGGCATGTCAAACGCTGTCAGACGAAATGTCTACATCAGAGAactactgtaa
- the gng13a gene encoding guanine nucleotide-binding protein G(I)/G(S)/G(O) subunit gamma-13a — MEELDVPQMKREVESLQYQLAINREKSSITVTELVKWIEGCVCEDPFLNPELMRANPWVEKSKCVIL, encoded by the exons ATGGAGGAGTTGGACGTCCcacagatgaagagagaagTGGAGAGCCTTCAGTATCAGCTGGCAATCAATAGAGAGAAGTCCTCCATCACCGTCACTGA gCTGGTGAAGTGGATCGAGGGATGTGTTTGTGAAGACCCGTTCCTAAACCCGGAGCTGATGAGAGCCAACCCCTGGGTGGAGAAGAGCAAGTGTGTGATCctctga